One Gossypium hirsutum isolate 1008001.06 chromosome A08, Gossypium_hirsutum_v2.1, whole genome shotgun sequence genomic window, TATGACAATTGACAGAATCCCCAGAAACTTACAAGATTGTACTGAGTACCTGAAACTCTACACTACAGTACTttttcagattctggaggacgcGGGCACCTAGATTCAAATTGATCAAGGTAAACATCCAGGGCTTTGATCCAAATTTATGAAGTAATGAGAAAAGAAAGCAAATGCATCCTGAATTAAATGAGATACAAGGTCAAAACAACCGTATCACACAAATGAAACTTTATCATCTACTAACAGAAGAATGGAGAAAAACACTTTACACATCATCCATCGAACAATTAAACATGAAACTGGCTTAACCATTGTCCCCATGCATGCAGAAAAAAACCAGGCTTGATGGACCACACTCCAGCACAATCCCATATATTTGCTCTCTCATGGTCACCTCATGGAAAGCATATGATAGTGATACGATCTGCCATCTCTCCACAAAAATCTTGAGCCATCCAAAGTCCAAACTCCATGATACTTGAAACACCAGCTCTGGGCTCTCTACAATTCAAAGCTGAAATCACGACCTGAGGTTAGCTATTCATATAGAGTATATCCATTCACTTCCTAGAaagtagaaattcattaaaaatggttccgaataaaaataaaatggtttCTAAAGATGTCACCTGTACCAATCACTTAGTTGAAGATATTCTATGGAATGATGGCATCCAGCTGCTTGAAGCACCAGTTTTGTTCCCATGTCCACGGCCATTATTTGTACCTTCAGTTGGCCCCTCTGCTTTGGGTTGACTCTTTTTCAAGGCACCAGAACGAGCAAATGAAGTGGAAGGTATTGCTGTATTGCTCTCCATCTGCAACAGTGACATCTCAAAGCAGTTATTTTAAATTGACCGACTGATGGTGAAGTTACATCATACTAAAACTAGTAAACAGAAATGGCAAGGACTAAGACACTTTAAAACATGCCAcattaatttcaattcaattccttTTTCTATATTTAAACAGGCAGTTTATAAGTATACATGAAACATGATATAACATGCTTCATCAGGCAACTTACATGTTTCTCAGCCATATTTTGACTAACCGATGGTCTAAACTGCATACGAACATCTGGACGACCAAGGTTACTTGGTCCTCTGTGCTCCATAACTTCACCTGAATAAGAAGCATCCTTGATTCCTGGAATTCAAAAATAAGGCAAGATGTGTGTCATAAAAGAAAAGTTCCAAAAtgagttaaaaatgaaaaatatcttCCGCAGGAAGAAACTAACTAGAAACCATGAAAGATTGAAACTATAAGCAGAAATGCCCCATTCTCCATAAGATGGAAATAACTACAAGTTACCAAActgaaaatttgttaaaaaattataagcaaattctTGGAGCATGGACCTTTAAGCTTATCTGCAGTCATTGCTTGGCTGTTTCTTGTTCCAGAAAAAGGCTGCACATCCTGGAAAAAAATATCAGGTGAAACAAGTATTACCATATAACAAGTATTAACAgaatatgaagcagcctccaaaCATTGTCATGCATCTATAAACAAATCCCTCTTGATAAATTTTTGGTTAGAGAAGTTATGGAATATTTGGGCCAAAAATATTCATGAGATGCAAGTCTTTTAATTGACAGAACCAAAGACAAAATAATAAGAGGGAATTAAGAAAATACTAACAGATGATTGAGGATGTGTCTTTGTCCTTTGTGTCTGCTGGTACTTTAGAATTGTCCAGTCAAATATGTAATCAGACTCATAACCTGCAACATAGAATTTGAGGAAGTTGAAAACCAGAAGATGCAAATATCAATTTGATGTTGTCCACACAGATACATGATGTTGCCATTACAGCCAGACAGGACTATAAAATACAAGGTTATCAATTTAGAATCTAGGTTCATCAAATATTATTAATTGTCAACATAGCAACCCAAACATGCAACATGGAAGAACATGAGAAAAATGGTGAACTTAGCAGTTGATTACCTTCTCGGGTAAACAAATCTTGAAACAAACGCTTCAAGAATCCATAATCAGGCCTCTGATCAAATGTTAAAGAGTGGCAATAGTGAAAGTATGATGCAAACTCCACAGGGTGTGACTTGCACAAGACCTTTTGAACATGAAACAAATGATAGATAAGCAATGAACAACAAAAGATGctcaaaacatttttctttcatGTGAGGGGAGATATCAAAGAAGGAAATACCTCTATTGGTGTTGATAACTTCTTCTCacatattttatcatacttcTGCTTCTTTGTAGCAGCCTTTAGACCCTGCCAAGGTAGACTAAATGCAGAAATTAACAAAATCAGTCAGACAACAGTCAGAAGCACAGTGCTAGATAACATTTGAATACATGAAGTCATCAGGATGAATGAGGTATAGATTAAAGCAAAATCAAGGCTCTAACAACCCCTAACGTAATTGAGTAGCAGAAAAAGAAAGGCAGAAGAATTGGGGCATACCTTCCTCTCAAGAAATACAAAAGAACATAGCCAAGTGATTCCAAATCATCCCGACGGCTTTGCTCTGTGGAGATTAAAGAGAAAGTCAAGACACCTTTAGAGCTCAGCTGCAATATTAAAAAAGAATAGGGAAAAAAAGCAACAATCCTTACCAATTCCAAGATGAGTATTGCAACTAGCATAACGTGCAGTTCCTGTTAAATTTTTATTCTCCCTGTAAGAATTATAAAGAAAAAACACTTCTTAGCCAAGGGGGGAAAGCACTAATAAACAGATCAAGAAAAAGAACATGTTTAAAACTGAATTCTTTTACAGgcttaaacataaaaattaaaatggatCAGAAACAGAGCATCATCAAGTAAAGTTGTCCAGTTTACTAACACATTAAAAAGGAAAGCCAACCAGATATTAAACAAGAACTTGGTAATTGGATTACTACCTGTAAGGAATATGTCTATTTGTGTTGGGATCACGATATCTTTTAGCAAGACCAAAGTCAATTATGTAGACCTGATGAGGGAAAAAAAGAGCTATGGAAATAAATAAAGCAGAAAGTAAAACAAGAGAAGTATCATCTGTGCAAATCAAGCATTGAAGAAATGTACCTGATTTGCTTTCCTGCCAAGACCCATGAGGAAATTATCTGGTTTGATGTCTCTATGCAGAAACCCCTTAGCATGCATAAATTCTATTCTAGCAATCTACAACtcatcaaaggaaaaaaaaaatcaaaaggagCATTATGCAAATAACAACTAAAGAGAAATTATCAAATTGTCATACGAGGATGAAGATCTGGACAACTCTTATTTGCAAATTCTTTAACTGTTTACCATTTGATCAGCCAACATTAAAACTGTTTTCAGTGAAAACTTTCTCCCACAGTAGACAAATAAGTCTTCCAGGCTTGGTCCCAGCAAGTCAAGAACAAGCACATTATCTTCGCCATTTACTCCACACCATTTTATGTGAGCAATGCCacctaaaaacaaataaatttgtgCAAATACCAATTGCATTAGCATAACTGAAAGAACATCTAAAAAGAAGTTTGCATTCTCAACATAAAACTACCAACAAGTTTTCCTTACTTCCTCCTTGAAGAATATTATAGAGCTTGGCTTCATATAGCAATTGAGGATGTTTTGTCTGCCTGTTTTCCTGACAGCaacacaaaaaatataaatttcactaATTTATATCAATTCAGTTTTACTCTCACAGGAAGTAGCTGTTTCATAAACATGATGAAATCTACAAGCACTTGTTCAAGTATACAATCAAGCTGCAAAatcaattttacaaatttaacaaaatacttggctaatttcaaattAGCCACAAAATGTTACAACAATTACAAAATCAGATAAATTTTCTATTACTCAATTAGTATCCACCTTAAAACCTTAATATTACagctgaatttttttttcttttaaaccaTTCATGGtgaaagaaacaaacaaaaatcagAACTTGCTTACAAATTTCTAAGTGAAGACTTACAATCTTTACCGCGACAGTTTCACCCGTCTCGATATGAGTAGCTGAAACAAATCAAAACCAaacgaaaaaataaataaacatgcatcaaattgataaaaaaaattgagatgaATTAGCATAATAAGAGAATAAATAGAGctaaaaaaactgaaaaatacCAAGAAAAATTTCACCGAACGATCCACTTCCGATTTTGCGACCTAACTTGTACCTCTCTCCGACGATCCTCTCCATATATCAGCTGGAATTCTTTCTCTTTCGGTTTTCTCTCTGGATTTTCCCGGGAATCAGTCGATTTGCTGATGGATTTGTGAAAGGGAGAGAAAATTAGGGCAAAGCAATTGAGAAATTGATAAAGCGAAAAAGGAAGATTTTAGAGATATCGAGGAAAGGAAGTGGAGGACGAAAAATGGTGACCTTTTTTTGAGGAGGGTGTTTTGGAGATTTCGATTAATTTGGAAAGATTTTCAACGGAGATGACGATTGGTAAAAGGAAGTCGGTAACGGGTAAAAAGGATTAGGGAccgttttgaaattttaaagaatgtGAGGGacgtaaaaagaaaaaatagattgACCAATGCAAATTATGCAAATTGTCAAATAATAGGGAAGGATTTGTAGTTTATAGGATTTATGGGGTTGTCATTTCAAACTCAGTTTTTTAAATAATACTTCTAGTTTTAATATTAGGGTAATTTACACCTaatgtcattaaactattagtaagtttacgttttgatcactcaacttcaaaaagttacaaaatagttattgaactatttgaaagtttttatttaaattgctgaagtattcaaaagttttttatttaagttaatggattgttaagttttttttttaaaattcaattagcAAAATCTAAGCAACAATTGGATGATCGGTACGGTGCATCAGTACTCATAAAAGATTAGAAAAATGCACCTTAGATCTAAATAGATCTATTGGATAAGAAACTTGTTTGAATTATAGTTTACAAATTGATGATATTCAAaactgtttcatgaaaaaaacagaattatagaagagaaaggagagaatgaTGTAGTGGTGTGAATAGAAAATGTCATATAACAATAACTTTAAAAACTCAATGATTTAAATGAAgtcttttgaatagtttaataatcaatttataattttttaaatttgaatgacaaaagtataaatttattaataatttagttacCTTATCATTTAGAAAAAagcttaaaccaaattttttatttaaaaaaaggtacaaatttgaaattatatatttgtttaatataaTCACATGGTAGATCGTGATTTAgtatcaaaattaatatatattctttatcTACAGTAATTTCATCactttttaaatgttattataaaaTTCAATAATTGAGTCATTATGAGACGATATattcaatattaaattatatCGATTAAACAAGTTGATTTGATTGAATTTTCCATCCATTAGAAACACTTCATTTTCAAGATAACTAGAAAACATGGACCACACCACCTGGTCCTGGTGCAAGGATGAaaattatatgaatatttatgtagagatattattattttaaaaaataatatgaagtTATCGAGAGAAGTACCTAGTGTTTTAAACTGGGTTGAAATGTTTAAATATatgccatttgacatacataataacccctactatttttatatttcattgcttttattataatttttttaattaattagacgTTAAATTgatcataaaaattattaaaaatcaaattttaataaatattaatataatgatatttttattttatataaaaggtttcaataaaaaaactaaaaataaaataagatgtttaaaaaatgagcaaatttatTTATGTGTATTTTACCAAGAACAAAATTTAGTCAAGCATAGATAAATATccttaatatattaatatttacgtcatatcttaatgtttttattgcaatttttttattgaaaataaatgtattacgCCATTTTGAGTAAATTTATATATCTGATCAATACTTCAAAATATAAatccttttaaattattataaaaataaataactaaaaaagtataaaaattaaaaaaaaggtgtTTTTTAGTGGGTATTGATTGACACGTTAAAGATACAAAAGAATGTGGCGTACAACCATGCAGTTCGTCGTTATTCATGGACACTGCACTTTGTTTTTTATAACTGAAATATCGATCATATTCAAGCTTTAGTCATACAGAGAATACCaacatcatttctttttttcctttttaatcctCATTTACACTCTCAAGCAAACAAGCAATTCCATTCCATAGCCCGGGGGAAAAAAATCCCACCATGGAAACTCCTTCAGATGAAAACAACAAGATCAGAGAACCCTTCCTTTCATCCTCTCCATCGAAGGGTGGTTTCGGAACACTGCCTTTCATCTTAGGTTCATCGcctcaaaaaatcaaaaaagctTTGGATTCAATggtgattttatgatttttattttttattttgattcaactTTGTGACAGCAACGGAGGCTTTTGAAAGGGTGGCGACTCTTGGGTTATCACCGAATATGATAGTGTATTTGAGGAGAGAATTCGGCATGGAAACAGCTAAAGCTGCTAACGTGATCTTCTTTTGCTCAGCTGCTACCAACTTCACTCCGATCATTGGTGCTTTTATTGCCGACTCTTATATGGGAAAGTACCGTATGATCGGATTCGGATCCGTTCTTTGTTTTCTGGTAATTCAAATCCCCTTTGAAAACCTCAAAATTTTTTTGGTATAATGATAAACTTAGCCttcaacatttattttttttgtcaatttggtcattattCTTTTTTGGAGCtaaatttaacccttattttttaattaaaatgctgGCGTGCAACTCGCATGATAATTCACGTATACTTCATATTGATATAGTATTCTTTTATCTTAATATGAAgtcaacaaaaaatttaaaatttagaaaaatattcaaacaataaaaaattcaaaaattttaaaaaagtcatAAAGTACATAACGATTCTGATGTGAATtgctatatttaaaattttaatgttttagtttgtatttctatgtttttggtcATTATtggtatttctattaaaaaacaataatttagcTTTTTTTTGAAAGGTTTGATGATGTAAATttactctctttttctttttttttaatgttgaaagtcaattttaactaaaaaaatacgAGTCAATTTGACAAAAGAACTAAACATTAAAGGTTGCTGTTAGGTTTACAATTAATGTTGTCacttttgttaatgttttatgGCATAATGGCttatttggtcctttaattttataaaaaatattattttaaccttctatttaatttttttacttttttcaatctttaaacttgtattttttgtcaaatcaatccaaaatgaatagaaaagttAACTTTTGTTCACTCTGTTGATGTTGCATACATGTGAATTGTCACCTAGACAACATAtatgcatttaattaatattcaaataaattataaaaattatttttaaaaattaaaaattattaaaaaagtataaaacctataaaaatatttttaaatttttaaaaaattaattgaatgtcGATACATTATCTATGTCTATGCTACATCAgcaatgttaattttttatatatttttagttgatttaataatagaaaatataaattttataattaaaagaaacagaaaatcaaataagtaattaaaataactttttaattgaAGGGTCAGATAAATAATTGTGCCATATTTTATTGGTGGGTAGGGAGGCGTTTTTCCCTTTCATTGCATTTCTAGGTGAGATGTTGAAAATAACGTTTTGTCAGCTCCTCTTCTATATTTGTTTCTTATATTATATGTTACTCGAATCTAGATTCGAGACCGGAAGatatctttttaaaataaaaatcggATTTCGAGGGGAAATGAGTTTCCAATTAAAAGTTTTGGAATCCGATTAGAATCGGGCTTGGATTtcgaaaaatttatcaaaataacccTGTTTTGTATATGAGTTAACTACGTTTATTATcactaattatattttatgattcaatttaaaaaaattattaaataatttgagagttttcatttaaattactgaaatattataattattgttataTGAACTTTTTTATTCCTATAATCTACATTAATCGAAAGTTTTCCTCTATTTTTTTCCTCTACAATTTAATTTTTctcatgaaacaactttaaaaataatgaacaaagaaggaaaaaaaaaattcaaacggTGCAAATAGAGAAAGTTATATATCGGCGATTATAATAGTtgagtaactaaaataaaattagacccctcaaatttttaaaaattctaattaaaccctacaaaagtttctaaagttttaattaaacacttcaaaattttcaaaaatctcATTAATCTTCTTAAAAGtttctaaatattttaattagaaccctagttttaaaaaaattagttaaaccccttaaattttttaagattttaattaTCCCCTAAAGCTTAATGTAACGTTGATAATCCTTAAAGAAAAAGTAATCAGGCCATAGAAACTGCTCCATCCAGGAGATCCTCATAAaagatttcaagttttttttggtCTCATTAATCATCTTTTTCTTCATGCTAGGGGATGATTCTATTATGGTCAACAGCCATAATTCCACAAGCAAGGCCATATTGCGACCAATTCAACACCACTTGTGAAGCCCCGACAACACCCCAACTTCTACTCTTATATTGTTCATTAGGCCTAATCTCTATCGGAGCCGGTGGCATAAGATCGTCGTGCATGGCCTTTGGTGCCGATCAATTGGATAAGAGAAACAACCCGGAAAATACAAAAACTTTACAGAGTTTCTTCGGCTGGTACTATGCTACTGTCACGTTTTCAGCTCTAATTGCTGTAACTTCGATCGTTTATTTTCAAGATAATTTGGGGTGGGGAATGGGTTTCGGGATACCTGTAATGTTGATGTTCGGTTCAGCTGTTTCTTTCTTCTTAGCATCTTCTTTTTACATCAAGTTGAAAGCTAAGACAAGCTTACTCACTGGTCTGGCTCAAGTTCTAGTGGCTTCTTTCAGAAACAGGCACATTGAGTTACCGTCCCATGCCACTAATGAAGTTTACCATATCAGAAAGGGATCGATGCTCCAAGTGCCAAGTGAAAAACTAAGGTACTATCACAATATCATTACATCGTCTTATCATAATATCAGTCTACTTAGTTCATGGAACTCTACTTAAAAAGTTGGCATccattctttttgtttttgcaACCATTTTCTCTTTCTTTAGCCTTAAGTATAACATCTAGTCATAATATCTTTGGAGAAAGTACCTATGAAGTCCCTATATTATAGTGACTGGaccaaattagtccctatactatgaaattgatcaatttagccctacattattaaaaagaattaaataacgCTAAATTGGAATAGAATTAACATTTACGGTTTAGAAaaaatagagttaacatttacgatttaaaaatgacattaaaattatttgggcttatttgattctttttaatagtacaaggactaaattgatccatttaacaATAATGggattattttgatttagtccctataatcaAGAGACCTACCATGTACATTCACCTAATATTTTTACACTATTATCATTGAAATTTTGAGTTTAGAGTTAATTATTGTACCTTGGTTCTTATCATTAATATTCAAACTTTGGTATTTGTAACCCTTTCCTCTTCCTTAACCTTAATAAAGGATGAAGCGAAAAAATTTATATCGGGAGATCCAAATTAGAATTGTACAATATTGAGGGCTAAAGcacaaattttaccatttttcactacaactttataaattttaagagCCTAAAAGGCACTAAGGGTCAAGTCCCTTGCCTATACGGAAATCTCTCTTTCTACATGTTAGACAGAACTTGACAAATGTTGCCTACATTAACTTAATCATCTTTGTCTTgtccattttatttctttgtaaTCTGCCCAGGTTTCTGAATAAAGCTTGCGTGATAAAAGATCCTCAAGAGGACTTAACCTCGAATGGAGATGCTTCAAACCCATGGAATCTTTGTACAGTAGACCAAGTGGAGGATCTAAAAGCATTGATCAGAGTAATGCCGCTTTGCTCTGCAGGAATCATGATGTCCGTCAACGTTTATCAAGGCTCATTTATGGTAATTCAAGCAGGCACCATGGACAGGCACGTAACTCCAAACTTCGAAATCCCAGCAGGTTCATTCAGTATGTTTATGATGATCTCTATAGTTGTATGGATCCCCTTCTACGACCGGATAGCTCTTCCTTTAGCTTCAAAGATTAAAGGAAAATCAGTTCGTCTTGGTTTAAAACAAAGGATGGGAATTggtcttctttgctcttgtgcatcCATGGTAGCATCCGCAATCGTAGAGTATACTCGACGGAAAATCGCGATCGAAGAAGGACTTTCCGATGAACCGCCAGCAGTTGTGCATATGTCTGCACTATGGATACTGCCGTTTTATATCCTAGGTGGCTTGGCTGAGGCCTTCAATGGAATTGGACAGATTGAATTCTGTTACTCCGAATTACCGAAAACCATGTCGACCATTGCGGCCAACATTTACGGATTCGGAACCTTCATTTCGAACCTGGTGGCGAGTTTTATAACAAGCATGGTTAACAATGTTACTAAAAGAGGAGGTGAAAGTTGGATTTCAAGCAACATGAACAAAGGGCATTATGATTACTATTATTGCCTTCTTGCTGGCTTGAGCATGCTTAATTTTATGTACTTTCTGGCTTGCTGCAAAGCTTACGGTCCTTGCCATGGAGATAACAAAAACCAGGCAGAGAAATCCAAAAAAGGAGATTATGAGAGTATAGATGATAGTTAAGTTCCTTAGTATACAGTAAGATACATGTGATGTCTAATGAAAATCTTATTGTATTGATTGAGTACTACACAGAGATAAAAGTTTTCAGAACTAAATATATCAGCCTCTCGTTGAATAATATTGAATATGgtaattcagaaaaaaaaaaaacctcaataATATAGCACAAACCCCAATCAGTAAACAGATTACATAGAAGAGgattgaaatttatatgcttattaaatattttattgtaaagTTATTATTCTATCGGtctaacattaaaaatattatagtattttctt contains:
- the LOC107943804 gene encoding casein kinase 1-like protein 3 — its product is MERIVGERYKLGRKIGSGSFGEIFLATHIETGETVAVKIENRQTKHPQLLYEAKLYNILQGGSGIAHIKWCGVNGEDNVLVLDLLGPSLEDLFVYCGRKFSLKTVLMLADQMIARIEFMHAKGFLHRDIKPDNFLMGLGRKANQVYIIDFGLAKRYRDPNTNRHIPYRENKNLTGTARYASCNTHLGIEQSRRDDLESLGYVLLYFLRGSLPWQGLKAATKKQKYDKICEKKLSTPIEVLCKSHPVEFASYFHYCHSLTFDQRPDYGFLKRLFQDLFTREGYESDYIFDWTILKYQQTQRTKTHPQSSDVQPFSGTRNSQAMTADKLKGIKDASYSGEVMEHRGPSNLGRPDVRMQFRPSVSQNMAEKHMESNTAIPSTSFARSGALKKSQPKAEGPTEGTNNGRGHGNKTGASSSWMPSFHRISSTK
- the LOC121204807 gene encoding protein NRT1/ PTR FAMILY 1.2: METPSDENNKIREPFLSSSPSKGGFGTLPFILATEAFERVATLGLSPNMIVYLRREFGMETAKAANVIFFCSAATNFTPIIGAFIADSYMGKYRMIGFGSVLCFLGMILLWSTAIIPQARPYCDQFNTTCEAPTTPQLLLLYCSLGLISIGAGGIRSSCMAFGADQLDKRNNPENTKTLQSFFGWYYATVTFSALIAVTSIVYFQDNLGWGMGFGIPVMLMFGSAVSFFLASSFYIKLKAKTSLLTGLAQVLVASFRNRHIELPSHATNEVYHIRKGSMLQVPSEKLRFLNKACVIKDPQEDLTSNGDASNPWNLCTVDQVEDLKALIRVMPLCSAGIMMSVNVYQGSFMVIQAGTMDRHVTPNFEIPAGSFSMFMMISIVVWIPFYDRIALPLASKIKGKSVRLGLKQRMGIGLLCSCASMVASAIVEYTRRKIAIEEGLSDEPPAVVHMSALWILPFYILGGLAEAFNGIGQIEFCYSELPKTMSTIAANIYGFGTFISNLVASFITSMVNNVTKRGGESWISSNMNKGHYDYYYCLLAGLSMLNFMYFLACCKAYGPCHGDNKNQAEKSKKGDYESIDDS